gctgggatggtatGCAGTTCTTGTGTCGGCTTGTGTATTTGaatggcaaaaaattggcatcttattttattttgtttataaaaattgctttcaTACTCAATCCAACAAAACAAGCCATTTggcatttacttgctagaatcgttatcgaacatttttaaacataagttaaaattttaaaatccaagAAAATTGTTTCGGTAAATCATCTTAGGTCTAaacctcggtgctaagcaagctcataacaccagaggtgttacatgtcTGACCATGGGGCCAGCGGGAGGTAACCACGCGGCGGGGGTGACAAGACCCATGGGAGGGCGGCGTAGGCAAGGGAAGGACGAGGAGGTGGAGGGGTAGTGGGTATGGCTGCACCGGAGGTGGTGCACGGCAGCCCCGCCCGCACGATGCGGCATCAGCAAAGGAGGCGCTTGGGAGGGCGGCGTTGGGGGACTGTAGAGcgctcggggggggggggcgacggGCGGGCAGGAGGCGCGGCGATGGTGGCCCAACATAGGAGGCAAGCAGAGAGAGAccgagagagaaagagagcaagGAGGGCGAGCAGGAGCTGGGGCACCTCCCCCTCGGcagtagaaaaagaaaaggagaggaAGCAGCGTGAGGGCTCGGCCTCCCCTTGAGCGTGAATGCAAGGGCAGCACGGCAGCAGCAAGGACGATGCATGTTCCACGCGCTACGGCACGGTACATGGCGTGGTCGACGGAGGAGAGGAGTGGAAGGAGTAGCAGTGCGCTCGGCCCCTCCTCAATAACACGCGCTAGAGCAAGGACGTGAGGGAGCATGCTGTAGCCGAACACATGGGCGTCGCGTGGCTCTGCTGGCTGCGTGCCTGTGCGTGAGACGATGCAACACGAATGTGAACAGTGACACTTTTGTCGGCAATTTAAAAGATCTAAATCATATTAACTTCCACCAATAAACATTTCACGTGATACCTCATACACCATACCAAGCCATAGAACAAAACAGTAGGGTGTTATGTAATTATTTTGCGCAAAACAAATCACCACAAACAACGCTTTTAAGTataatttcatatttttaccaTTGACACGAGAAGCTGGTTTTGAAACTTTAAATTCGATTTTTGAGCTGGCAAAAACCCTAGTTAACAATATTCGTTCTCCAAAACCAAAGTTGCATTTTCCTCTACcaaacttgcacttcaaattttatctatgtaccaattacaagttatattttatttttgtttatacaaattgtttttcatgcttaatcaaataaacaagccattcacTATTTATTTGCTATCAGGCATTCTAAGCACTTTCATCATACTTTTTCCAAAACaagccctaaacaacttttgtccacaagcttgaacttcttcgacgaaaccagatcccttcttcttagattacaccatcacctctgtCTAACGAACCTAGCTCCACAATgatgactggatctcgtagctctgcttcggattcgagagggatggggatgaagaagaagagcaaggaccaagggcatcttatagtgatGAACGGAGGTGGGCACAATGCACCGGCAGTGGAGATGGCATGGATGGAATACACTATCGGTTCACACTCTAGGGATAAAGTcggccatggtgcgcttcctgcgtGAGCGGTATAGGGAGgataaggagaggagaggagagggggtcgctcgatgaggaaggcgtgcggtagccatgtccccaaaagaagaaagaatagAGGGGAAAAGGGAGGGTCCGATATGGGGACAAGAGCGTGGGGGTCAAGAGCCGATCGGATGCTGAGAAAAAGGGGAAGCGCACAGTACCCAAGGACGGCTAGGGTGGCAGGATGTCATGGCTATGCAAGAACAGGATGCTAATGGTCCTAACACAGATGACGTCCACAGGGCATGTAGCGAATTGACCCAGCATGCATAGTGCGGTCAAGCTAGACATAGGCTTGGGACaagacatccactcaggcttttccaatcactcccgactacccacggctaacttttcttactactcttctttttctttccctttcttgaccacatccgtctttcatgtagactaagaccatgtcatacgttcttcctccaaaaccacgttCTCTTGTGTACTTgagggaacactatttcatcaacccgctgtggatttcccgttcaaacacccgaatattttcaagaagaatatttgtagcaaaagtggtattGCGATATagcttggtaaaggtacttggtcaacaacctcgataccagtgtgtgtcgagcagcatcaccatgtggcagctattccacaagggccctcggttttgtcgtgtcaccataagctattaaccaggcaactattaccaacttacaggCCATGAAGAcgatggggtcatagaccacagaagcagaggagtattgcaagggaagattcaaacaacaagggttccttttgcAATAAGGGATAAGGAATTCAAATTCAACGATGGATTTGATTTaatgagattcaagtgttctgctgggacatccataattagtcgatacagtgtcctatgttatccaatcacaaCTAGTTTACTAGCAtctgaatggtaacttctcttgtaacccacttaacatcatcCTTGAAAATCGTAAGCACATCTACTAGGACCTAAAGgcagatggacgcaataaacacagcaaaataaaTGAAATACGCATTTTGAACATCCTTATGCTAGTACAACAAATAGACACTCACTCTCCCATTCacgacacatcattcaccttccctactatCGGACTACCTTAACAACTATGGCCAAAATACAACGAAAAGATTACAATACCGGTGGACAGCGacgaaagacactactaactacgATTACATCAtctcaaggcaactaatctactttggaccatgcatcttcattcctgggctcagcggattcttctaccaccctagctatggatctgcctcctctcttggcaatggctaagtgagaggaatcaagggttctacttctgacacttccgagggtggaggtgctgccgGCACTACCACACTGGTTatccttctttctggcgggtggatagggattccctccacgatcaagggatcctgcTGTTCAGCAGCCAGCATCCTCCGTTTGGCCTTGGTGActaggtaggcctctcccaactgatggacatgccgatcttcagcctcctttagagcttctgacatggcagtctctcGACTCTCTACGGctgccgcactggcatgcgcttcagcaagttgcacctagagcatctTAGAGAAGATCTCAACTTCCTCGGCTCAccggaggcacttcctcagctatGAGGCTTGTCGGTCATACTGCTCACCCAGAGCAAGCAgatatgtggtcaagtgcactatggtaggactatcttcttctgcatcctgcccttgcaaagcctccatgagagccctccatgcccatcgattcttttccaaaggtggaaagaacctcatgggggtatggacaatgggctcttcatagatctagcaaaggtatcacaaggctttgcgggccacaacctggtaggtgtcgacgaagcgaaactCGATTacagtcacattctaggcttcagtgatgtcgaggaactcttcactcttcctaaTATAAaaggtaacctcacaccgctcagcgccatgcttttcatactcacggccctcatacttgggacgatctttgactctaagcttttgtagggtggcatgcaggattttgggaaaaccctcaactttcaggtagtaactactaacctaggctcatGCCATTCCTGGCAATGGTTGCAAagaaggactgagcgaaaagcttgctcaaaagaaaagctagatgagctaaagtgcgccgagtggtagtaccaatggctaagccaggctctgcttCTAAAGGCAGAGtggtcagtggtcctggcgtggtcCACCAAGGTTCGAGCGCGGGGtcactatgaatgaatcgaccaaatttttcGCATATTCGAGGTGAGCGATGTccaaggccattaatgactagtacgatgatagggcaagggtccgataaGAGCACAAAAAAGAGTACGGGGAGACGTGGATCACGACCGATGTGAACCACAGGCGAAAGCGGAGCACGAAGCCACAATGCAGAAATAACTCTAGAACGGGAATGagttagtcgtgcacaatacgacacacgTGACAtctatggatggcgtatccgTAAGCAACacgggcactacaatgcacaaacaggatatgcatgaatgcacgtcctatacgtccttctattgttgccaacatatagggtaaccgttcttagatttttttggcacatcgttctttccctgtagctagtcgatactatcgaactatgctcggggtcagtgtacctatagaaaatttgattaagcctacctaagccagcagagtgccatctatcctggatacataaccataataatagggctacttatataacttcgcatgcaacgccctaactttttgaaaagaatttgttgtcaagtttTATTTTAGAAATAGGttctgaagctttatttcctcatttattctCTGATACCACATGTGGCAGAACTGTCTGATCTAATGCCttccaagagtacttgtcttcctttagacactaagtactcaagggaggacaccaaattacgtagttctgttgagcacaccccaagggagaaccaaaaaatccacatttttctatcaggatcacaaatgagagaatatagcttacatcattattaaccatttcttacatcacttttaatatgacatcagagttatgaataatttaatttaacattggaatataaacatgtgataaGAGTTTTAACGAAATTAAATACCTATTCATGACATGaggaagcattgatatataaactatgacaatagattataaaacttctatttataaaaacatttagtgagaatTATAGataaaactatgatcgtagcgtaaaggaatcctctctgagcccaccaggaggaatcctcACACAAGGGTCGGCTCTAGCATCcgtctgtcacctgcaacagggggaaataaaactttgagtactagttgtactcagcaagacttacccaacaggaggaaagaaaagacttccaaggatatgcaaggctatctagcttatgGGTTTAGAGTATCtataggagcattactaaaagtgcgtccttatattcaactttattagcagtcaacattggttcattaactaaccattctatgtaaacacATGTGCGaccttcaagcaggtggtaagcaattagaattattttaccatcttttgtcttcagttcttactacggtgctagattgtagacaagtcgtaccgaatcGCCagcgattcacaaatcaatgtgcccagttgggtaccctgaaacacacaccccacttgtaccccaggcacaagcaggaccaacccactaccctcctgtcatggggtctaggtccccatccaaacttagactctaagcccccgctcctaagtctcagactcagtgtggcgcttagacctccaccatccccgcctccaattagccAGTCAGGAAAGAGCCGAAACCtttgacaagagagcaatgagtcttcctgcacccatacacaagtatgtgttcaggataataagtccatgacctgcctagaacctaatgcaacggccggtccttaatcgacacaggcggaacaaatgcaatccgagcctcgctcaaaTGCCAAACCatgtccagatccaaagtaccattccacccggtctccaattatcattcatatatatatatattccaggtgataataatatatttcctatctctcgcgagtgacaggcaatcacttgacttctactagAGTCCTATAGCAtcgcaatctacacgatcctgtcgtactagtaagactcataggattatatatatatatatatatatatatgcaagtgagttttatttaactccttaaaacttaatgcacaaacataatataaagtgcagaaaagtaggggttatgcaccggggcttgccagggtaacatataaccaaaagttagtattccatattggcgacatgatctccaaaagtaccatctCACCAGCAACTTCCGATGACTCCGTGATTCATCGtcgtccctattatggtatgcaatgagatgtagagatgatgcaacagataATTATCAAGGCAACAACAACCcttaaaacagagtacatactacgaactaacaagatagctctaatgactaacgtactaatctacgtatcaacttcatcgagaaaggtgtcatttctcAACAAGAGTTTTAGTTAaacaattccaaggtgtttctttattttatttatttgatttactatatattcaaactaggcCTCATTTACTATCTTAGCAATTTAATTACTCtgcagctacaaaaattacagtgagcagctaataatattaggaatttactgtaaatttttcaaagtcaacactatcaccattttctcacaaaaattcccaTAAGTTCACATtttatcaatattaaacattttaaaataattagagcaaccctaggaacattttaaaactagatgaaccaaatatACTAAtaaatagatcatgattttaggagcctaacaaaattagtttggcatttttgtgatttttctacgatttactatgaattttgtaAGATCTCTGTTTtggtagaaaaagaaaaggactaAGAAAAAGGAAGAGGACCGCTTGGGCCAATTCTAGCCCAGCTCGGCGCAGGCGCGACGGCGGCAAGCCGCCCAGTGCGCGAGCGGGGCACACGCGCGACTATAGGCCGTGGCCCACGGCGCAGGCATGAGCAGCCCAGACGCGGCAGGCGGTGGCACAGCAAGCCGGCCCACGGTGGGGAGTCCAGCGGTGGGGGCACCAATTTGTGCCGAGGCCCTTGTACTTCTTACTATTTCTATTCATAGTTCAAAGACACTATTTAGCACTATTTACTTGAGTCACGAGATTCACCATGGAAACCCTTGACTACTTTCTATTTGCGTTAGAGTCCTACCTTGAAACAGAGCAGCGACAGGGGAGGCAGTGCACCGGCCAATGGGGCGGCTCGCCGCCAGCGGTGCTATCGCAGGGCAGCGCATGGGGTCATTGGTGGCTCCGGCCGCGCGCGTGGGAGGCAACAGCTCGGCCGGCGTGGCCAATGGAGCACCCGCCACGCGCGTAGCGGCAGTGGCCGAGCTCGGGCCCATGCCCAACATCCACGGCGGAGACGGCGCCCAGCGGACCAACCGTGGGGCCGACGGGAGGTAACTGTGTGGCGGTGGTGGCAAGACCTATGTGAGGGTGACGCAGGCCAAGGAAGGGTGGGGAGGTGGAGGGGCAGCGGGCATGGCCACGCCTCGCTGCGCCGGAGGTGGCCCACGGTGGCATGCCCCACGCGACACGACGTCGGCGGAGAAGGCACTTGGGAGGGCAGCGTTGTGGGACTACAGAGCGCTCGCGACAGGGGGCGACGGGCGGGCGGGAGGCGCGGCGACGGTGGCTCGGCGTAGAAGGCAAGCAGAGAGaggtcgagagagagagagagagcggggaGGGCGAGCTGGAGCTGGGGCGCCTCCCCCTTGGCAATAGAAAAAAAGGGAGAGGAAGCAGCGCGAGGGCTCGGCCTCCACTAGTGCATGAACGCAAGGGCAGCACGGCAGCAGCAAAGACGGCGCATGTTCCACGCGCTACGGCATGGCATATGGCGCAGTCGATGGAGGAGAGGAGTGGAAGGAGTAGCAGCGCGCTCGGCCCCTCCTCAATAACACGCGCTAGAGCAAGGACGCGAGGGAGCACGCTGTAGCTGAACACATGGGTGTCGCGTAGCTCTGCTGGCTGCGAGCCTGTGCGTGAGACGACGCGACGCGGATGTGAACAGCGACACTTTTGTCGGCAATTTAAAAGATCTAAATCCTATTAACTTCCACCAATAAACATTTCAAGCGATAGCTCATACACCataccaagccatggaacaaaaCATTAGGGTGTTATGTAATTATTTTGCGCAAAACAAATCGCCACAAACAATGCTTTTAAGTATAATTTTAGATTTTTACCGTTGACACGAGAAGCTGGTTTTTAAActttaaatttgatttttgagctggcaaaaaccctagttaacaatatttgttctccaaaaccaaagttacattttcttctactaaacttgcacttcaaattttatcTAAGTACCAATTacaggttatattttatttttatttatacaaaTTGTTTTTCACACTTAATTAAATAAACAAGCCATTTGCTATTTATTTGCTATTAGGCATTTTAAGCACTTTCATCATACTTTTTCCAAAACAAGTCCTAAATAACTTTTGTCCACAAGATTATTTAAAAAGTTGTTAAGCACCGAGACAAGTTGACTAGCGACActtatttgtttgttttattcACGAAAGCGAGTCACACCAGATTTGTTTATAATTCCATGTGTGCTTTAAACTTTTAAACCGaaaacttgttttgctaattcCTCTTAGgaattaacctaggtgctaagcaagcacGGGTGTTACAGTGTAGGGTTGaaactagggtgcaaaactttgcGTTGTAGATGTAGACATCACTTGTTAGGCACGGGGGTGGAGTGGGCTAATTGTTTAATTTTTGTGCGAACTTTAAGTTGGCCCAATCCACTGCTCTTAGGCATCTTGACCTGCCACGATACACCATGCTGGCCCGAGGCGCTGTGAGTAGTGCAGGCGAGCGTTCATGACCGGCGCTATATGCGATTGTTTTATTATAGATCTTATTAAATAAAATAGAAATTAAACATAATAGCGCGACAAGATTGGCAAGGAACACAGCCACACACACAGGTGCCGTCGTCGTGCAACATCGGTCCGCACAACACACCAATATCGCTACGTTTGGCAGGAACAAGGGTAAACGGGCAACACGTACGTCGTGTATATTGTATTGTGAGGTCGACATATATATACGTGGTACTGAGATATATGGACACAAACGTTTTTTGAGATTAGTTTGATATATAGTAATGGTAGCTTGGCTCGAGGCATATATCAGCGGTCTGAAAAGTATATAACTAATTCTAGCAGTCGCGTGTATTTGCGTGGATCACATATGAAAAGTAGGATTTGATTGTTACATAGGTGGATGCACTTTGAGTTGCGTACGTCCACTGTAGGATGCCTAACGTGGATGTGTTACTTTCATGTGATGGAACGCATCTTGCACTACTTCACTGTATAAAGTGCTGGATCGACCTATGTCAGTTTGTCGTGCCATCCATCCATGCATGCACAGTACAGGAGAAGCGACGCTATCCAGCCAATGCATGGTTCCCTCCCAAGTCCCAAGTACGTTCCATCGCAtcgcccggccggccggccggccggccgtctTCCTTCCTGAGGCCAAGACCGCTCGTATATCATCGTTCGTGTATTTGACGACGACGGGAACACCGTACCGGAAACAGCGCGTGTTCGGCCGTCCGCGTCGCCCCCGGGATCGATCCATCATCCATCCATCCCTTTCGCGAACCACGCCATGCACTTCCACGGCCCGGCTCCGGCCATGCGAACCAACCAACGACATCCGGCCACCGATCCGTCACTGTTTGGGTGTGGGAGCAATGACTCGTCAGGCGGAGGAGGTCCCGTTCTTTCCAGGGACGAGGAGAGCGCGTCAATCAGCCGGCAGACGGTCGTGTCAGCCGCTTTTACTGTACACTACGGCCTTTACGCATTGGTGTGCGTCATGGGTGTACTGGTGTGGTGCGAGACGTCCTACCACTGCCTGTCGCTTCAGTCCAGCTACTAATTCAGTTGTACCGTGTGTCGATTGTGCAGACGCCAACCGTACCCATCTTTACATTCCAGTGTAGTACGCTAATCCTCCTATGATTTGTGGATAGTATTATTGGCACCTATATATAACCTTCTTTTAAGAGCCTGAAACGGTCTTTAAATTAACTAACAaacgtgtccgtgcgttgcaacggatcGAATCCAATATATATAGGAATCAGACTCCGTGTATCATCGCTAGACGCGAGTTGTTCTGCCTCGAATGAGCATGAGATATGTAGGGCGAGATAAATCTCTAATCGCCTTGTACTATAGGATAGAGGGAGTAATAATTTATATCCGTGGAACTTTTAGAAGCGGCATGTCTTTGGAATCTCTAAATGTCCAccaccgttctaaattataagactttGTAGATTCGTAATTTTTACTATGCATCTTGATATAtattatgtttagatacataataaaaattatgatttcaaaatgtcttataatttgagatAGAGGAAGCAAGCAATTGGAATTTTGATTTCAAGCAGAGCATGGCATGCACAGATTAACACATCCCACTTACCACTGCACATAAGTACACGGCCAACACCGAAACTGACGGCAGGACGTAGGACCACGGGTCCACGACACACACCCCACACTTACGTTGTTGACAACCCTACTCCCACATCGATCCCGGCCCCAACACACAGCTGGTCCCAaacagaggagaggaggagaCCCACAGCTGTGCACTGCAAAGCAACACGGCCCCTCCTGGCCTCCCAACTCCATCCATCCATCGCATTCCATTCACCCCATATTCTAACCTCGCCGCAATCCATGAGGAGCAACCAAACATCTGATCTCCAAACGCAGTAGCGGTAGCGGCGGCAGCTACCTTTCCTCCATCACTTCGCCTTCCTCTCCcaatcaaaccctaaccctacgcCTGCCATCGTCCCTAGCTACACCATACCCTCCCTCATCAGGATAGACCAGATCGATCGATCGATTTAGCAGGATGAGCGAGCGAGATGCGCATGACGGCGGGAACACCACCGGCCgcagcgcgggcgcgggcgcgggcatcGACTCCTTCTCGCAGCTGCCGTTCATCCGCCAGCCGGCCGCAGCCCGCGAGAAGCAGAAGCAGCCGCCGCCGCGAAGCTCCGCCGGGACATCCGGCATCCGGCTGTTCGGCGTTGACGTCCCACCGGACGCCGCTGCCCCGGGGACGGCCTCCACCGCCGACGTGGAAGAAGGTAGCACCGACAACGCCGCTGCCGAACCGGCGGCAGGCGCTGCCGGGGCTGGCAGCAgtgacagcggcggcggcggaggggccCGGAAGTTCGAGTGCCACTACTGCTGCCGGAACTTCCCGACGTCGCAAGCGCTGGGCGGGCACCAGAACGCGCACAAGCGGGAGCGGCAGCACGCCAAGCGCGCGCAGTTccagaccgccatggccatgcacCACAGCCAGTACTACTACCCGGACCCCGCCCACCTCTACCCCGCCTTCGCAGCTTATAGACACCACCACCGCTTCGCCGCCgcaccggcgccgccgccgcactACCCGTCGTGGGCGGGTGCCACCAGCAGGTACTACAGCGGACCCGGGTCCATCTCGCAGCCGATCAACGGCAGCCCGGTGACGCCGTCGTCCGGGCTGTGGCAGGTCTCCACAGGCGCCGGCGGCATCGGAGTGGGGACTCCGGCTCCATTGGCCGCGCGGCGTCAAGAACAGCCCGTGCAACCACTGCCGATGATGCTCGGAGCTGAGGAACCAGCAGTGGTGGTGCGCCCGGGAGCTGGCTCGGTGTCGTTCTCGCCGTCGACATCCTCCTCGTCTTCGTCGGCTTCGCCTCATAAGCGCCCCGCCCCACCGGAGTCTAAAGAGAATAATGTGAGTTTGGATCTGAGCTTGTAGTCGCAACAAATGACAGTCGATCGGCCACAGACTTAAAATTGCTGGTCTTCTAGACTTCTACAAAACAAAATTGAGCgccctcttcttttttttttttttttttttttggcctccTCTCCCATGTAAAAAATGGTATTACAATATAGAAAATGGAAGTgatcggttcgggatatttctatATTTTAGCAATTAAATAGTACAAAAAATGGTTGTGAAACCAATTGAAAATGACAAATTTTTATGTTTGGCGAAATTCAAAAACGGTACCATAATATAGAAAACggtatcataatatagaaaacgaATGTGGTCGGTTCGAAATAtttccataccgttttcatccttactccCATGCATGCTTGCAATTGTTCCTTCTATATCCAGTACGGTGTTCAATCAAAGataagaaacaaatgattctctCTCAACTGTTTATCTGCACTTCTGGAATTGTTCAGTTCGTTTTGAGCATTTTCTTTTAACTGAAATTTCGTATACTGAAAAAAGGGATTTTTTTAGAGTAAAAGGGATTACTATAGCTGGTGAAAGGAGTAATTTACAATTTTAGATTCTGAACTTGTGCTATCGATGAACATAGTCTTTGCCGAAGTACATTCGCAACTCCGCATGCATGCACTTCTTGAAAGATTTGAACTGTGCGTTAATTAACCCGTGCCCATTTAAGTTAATCTATAATTCAAACATTAGTGCATTTATTTCAAAATCCAAACTCCATGATTTATGAATCCGAATATCATGACTTCTTCTTCGGTGTTGATTTCGTTTTGATAAACAATTTAAAATGGCCCCTTCACTAAGCTGTGAAGGAAACGAGCATACTTGGAGGCTTGGTGTTTAGTATGCCTTATTCTGAAACTCGAATATGTTTAATTGATCGTCAGGTTTGAAAATACTTTCTGAATGGCAACTTAAATGTTTAATCATCAGGCCCAGTACCTTCGGAAAAGAGCATATAGTCCTATTTTCTTGCACTAGTCTTAAACACCGATTGACTGTCAACAAACTGCTAGTAAAAAAATTCGGAAAAGAGAAAATCAGGTGCTACATCGAACGATTTACTTACCTTCTTCGTCGTTCTGAAGTGGGGAAAACAGACTTTGGTTCTGGCTGTGAAAGAAAAGGGATGGGACCACTGATGAAAATATTCACTTTGcggttttgtgtgtgtgtgtgtgtggtggggggtggggtggggggacgTACTTTGCTGAAGACAAATATACATACATTCTGTTTGAGGTTTCTATTTTAGGTAGTGACACCTTCGATGTTTATTAGCTGAGCTAATGGTATGTTTACATGATGGTGGGATGACTCTCTTAGCTCCCTACAATTCACTTCCGTGTACCATGAAACCATAAGATGCAGAACTTGGGTATATGAAATTATATAAGCATTCTTATGCATCCCAACAAAAACTGCAATCTGCCTTTACGGAAAAGTCTGAAAAGCTGTTGTTCAATAATTGCATATTTCTTAAAAAGAGTGCAGCAGTAGTAGAATAATCATATCATCCATCATCACATATAGGAAAGTCAGACAATTAAGCCAACTTTGAAGCTTTTGAATCCTATACATAGGACACCAGATTACTAAAACAAATCTCTTTAGTGCTCCTTATTATCCGATGCTAGTTTTGAATAACAAGCAGCTAGGTGCAGTGCAGCGCATATATAGGTCTACTAGCTAGTACAAGCTATTGCATTTCTTGTTGGGATATATGCATGTATACCCTACTCAAAGTCGGAACTTTCTGTTTGTACTCTGTATTCTTTAGATAGTTTTCAATCTCTTGAAACGTATATACTTACATTTGAGTTTTGAGCCGATAATTAATGGAAACTAGCAAGGTTGCGCCATACAGTACTATAAAACAATCTGTACAATAAAGCATGGAATCACATTTATGAGCAGTATTCATGTTAAGAGTTTACTACTGTCAAATAACATTAGTTACCAGCAGTGGTATCATGTACTTCCTTCGGTCATAATAAATATAATTTCATCT
This DNA window, taken from Miscanthus floridulus cultivar M001 chromosome 13, ASM1932011v1, whole genome shotgun sequence, encodes the following:
- the LOC136501980 gene encoding zinc finger protein 8-like yields the protein MSERDAHDGGNTTGRSAGAGAGIDSFSQLPFIRQPAAAREKQKQPPPRSSAGTSGIRLFGVDVPPDAAAPGTASTADVEEGSTDNAAAEPAAGAAGAGSSDSGGGGGARKFECHYCCRNFPTSQALGGHQNAHKRERQHAKRAQFQTAMAMHHSQYYYPDPAHLYPAFAAYRHHHRFAAAPAPPPHYPSWAGATSRYYSGPGSISQPINGSPVTPSSGLWQVSTGAGGIGVGTPAPLAARRQEQPVQPLPMMLGAEEPAVVVRPGAGSVSFSPSTSSSSSSASPHKRPAPPESKENNVSLDLSL